aggctagtggaccagagtctggtaggaccaggctaatggaccagagtctggtaggaccaggctagagtaccagagtctggaaggaccaggctagagtaccagagtctggtaggaccaggctagtgtaccagagtctggtaggaccaagctagtgtaccagagtctggtaggaccaggctaatggaccagagtctggtaggaccaggctagtgtaccagagtctggtaggaccaggctaatggaccagagtctggtaggaccaggctagtggaccagagtctggtaggaccaggctagtgtaccagagtctggtaggaccaggctagtataccagagtctggtaggaccaggctagtataccagagtctggtaggaccaggctagtgtaccagagtctggtaggaccaagctagtgtaccagagtctggtaggaccaggctagtgtaccagagtctggtaggaccaggctagtgtaccagagtctggtaggaccaggctaatggaccagagtctggtaggaccaggctagtgtaccagagtctggtaggaccaggctagtataccagagtctggtaggaccaggctagtggaccagagtctggtaggaccaggctagtataccagagtctggtaggaccaggctagtgtaccagagtctggtaggaccaggctagtgtaccagagtctggtaggaccaagctagtgtaccagagtctggtaggaccaggctaatggaccagagtctggtaggaccaggctagtgtaccagagtctggtaggaccaggctaatggaccagagtctggtaggaccaggctagtggaccagagtctggtaggaccaggctagtgtaccagagtctggtaggaccaggctagtataccagagtctggtaggaccaggctagtgtaccagagtctggtaggaccaggctagagtaccagagtctggtaggaccaggctagtataccagagtctggtaggaccaagctagtgtaccagagtctggtaggaccaggctagtgtaccagagtctggtaggaccaggctagtataccagagtctggtaggaccaggctagtgtaccagagtctggtaggaccaggctagtataccagagtctggtaggaccaggctagtataccagagtctggtaggaccaggctagtataccagagtctggtaggaccaggctagtgtaccagagtctggtaggaccaggctagtgtaccagagtctggtaggaccaggctagtgtaccagagtctggtaggaccaggctagagtaccagagtctggtaggaccaggctagtgtaccagagtctggtaggaccaggctagtgtaccagagtctggtaggaccaggctagtataccagagtctggtaggaccaggctagtataccagagtctggtaggaccaggctagtgtaccagagtctggtaggaccaggctagtgtaccagagtctggtaggaccaggctagtgtaccagagtctggtaggaccaggctagtgtaccagagtctggtaggaccaggctaatgcgGCGATGGAAGTGTCTCTGAAACGGCCCGTTTGTCCAACGTCcttttgtgttctttaacccttCAATGTGGCACAGTTatattatatttcacagttactgttttccgtcagatcgtttatagatcttGACGTTTCCGCCCTAatgaaattttattttaaccattttgttttatgatattaaccatttgtttaatgattgttttaaacctccacaaaaTGCTGCtccttcctgtagacttttAAAGCACCAGAGAGGGGAACAGCTACAgccgtgaactatagcctagtagagttatttagttttaccagcctgaaccttctcacattgttgtctttttgcttagatagaagtggagaaggccgatgactgtttacaacagtgagaactacgtaggtttctgtctcctgagataaacatGATACATGTTTACTTTTGGGGAGGGAGGTAAAACCCCTGACATTGTCTGGGAATGTTCACACCAGCAAAAGGGGATCCAGTGATTATCCACATGGTGGTGCAGCGGTACAGTCATCACTAACATTGAATCAATATTAGTTTGACAGTGAACAATATAAGCGTCATAAAAGCATGATATTAAGTTGAATTTTGTGATGCAGTAATACTGCACATAATATTTCCCAGAATAAATTATGTGACACAGAAGTTTTTTTTAGGCCCATAATTAAAATCAACTATCTTTTTGAAAGCTATAGATAAACTGAATCCATAAACTTGTAGAACAAAACTTACAGCTacctaaaaaaaactaaatgtacaatccaatgacaaaaataacattCTGGGAAGTCctcaaaattaaagaaaaaactaaaacaaaactgGCATTTAGGGAAATAAACTTCCCTAGAGTAAGGAAGAAGATCAATATTGGTATGTTCATACAGAAAGAGAAACATGTAGCAGCTAAAGGAGTTGGTGGAAACTAAATCAAAAGCTAAATGGAGGTGGTCTGCCTGATGTACAATGAATTCCATACTTAACAGATTTAAAGATGTTTCACACCAAACAGATTTTCTGAAAAAATAGCACAGAAAGTTATTAATGTGATTTTGTGGGTTCTTATGAATTCTTGCACATCCCTGCACAACATTCGTGTGGGGAAAAGCATTTGACAGGACGCACTTCCAAGGTTGCCTCACAATTATTTCTTTGAGAAAAATGGAGCATGGTCATGTGGATAATTCACACCAGACCTGCTGTGCAGAAAGGTGACTAATTAGgtgttctaatccggtccgaatactaccgtttgtgtagtggaaccgggtttcggtactcAACCCTAATCCTACATACAACACCTTTAAATAGTTTTAATGCTGTTTCATGGAAGTAAATCTTGCTCCGTTAACTTGTGATTATGAGTTTTAGAAGTTAAATTATTGAAAGGCTAAATGACTAAATGCTATACAGGCTTACACTATTTCTGTCCCTGAAAGCTGTGAGTGATTAATGATGTTATTTATCAAACTGTTGGATAGAAGAAAACTGTAATGATGTGTTCCCATCTGTGGGAGGTGCTGTTACATCAAAATAGAGGATGAGGTTCTGTTGAAGGTTGAAAAAGcagatttattgtattttagctGGTTATTGAAGCTACATGTTGGTTACATTGAGTGAAATATTATAACACAAGACTTGGTTTTATAGATGCAGCCTGAACTATTTGGTATGTTTGAGAtctgtataaataatataaagttATGTGGGTTTCAAAATGAAGTTAATTATAAACACGATGAACAAAACTAGTTATAAAGGTGGAGACACTACTCGCTCTGTTAGATTATTGAAGATACAACAAATGAAAGGTCCTGAAaacttattttttcaaattataAGTGATGAATTCTTACATAAACACATAATATACAAAGTTAGAACAATTTCAGTTAATTTACGTGAGAAACCTTTTGTTTGTGCTCTCCTcactgatttgatttttttttttacatatttcatGTTATATGTAATTTAATCAGATTAAACCAAACCTACACATTCATCAAGAAGCAGATTAACAGAGCGGTTGAGTGTTGAACTCCTATAATAcccaaatatatttgttttttactttattactgCGTATTTAGTGATGAATATTTCATGTTACTGAGACAGACTGAAGATTTTAAGGCAAGTTTTTAGGGCCTTTAAagtaaaacacatacaaacgtgGTGCAGTAAGCAAAAAGTAATAAATCATAGATTGTTAGAAATCCAGCTGGTTAATGTCACATATTGTTATTTTGACATGACATAGCATGACTCTGACTCTTATGGAAGTTGATGCAGTCGTCTCCGAAGTTGATGATGTGTTTCAGGGCGCTCAGGATCAGTGAGTCAACGTCACTGTTGAGGTTGATTTCTTCATGGTAGTTCTTCACAGGGAAGATGCAGTTCATGGGGATTCCCACATTTACACTGAACTGCTCCatctacatttaaaaataatcacAGCATCTCAGAGCTCAGGACAATATACCGATCAATTGGACTGATACAAATGTTATTAAGTGGATCAAGTATTGGCCAGACATGACCGATcgctgatttatgcttctgggTCGAATCGACGGCGTAACCCTCCGGAGAGCCCTCCGCCGTAGCTCGACGTGCACGTccaaaaatgtgtaactttgTAACAGACcacaaggactgtgattggtcaactggtcctgtgtgttgatagtgggtgtttccagcagcctactgtggggagtagcaacatgctagttcactgacataagctttgcaaataaactcagacatattttggttcCAATGACGGGGTTATCCATTTTTAatgtgtctatatgtcagtaacattttgaaattagcactttgccagcaagcagtactttgtgggcagttgtgctaaagtttgcttgctaacataacataaactagCTGGCAGACACGtcgcaaataacctcagacttatcACCCCCTAGCCCTTTGGTGGGGTGTAAGGCACCGCAATGCAAAGCAACCCGAAGCAGAACTCCGAAAGGGTCACGACGCCGTAGGAGCGACGGCGTAGCTATGGCATAGAGTTgatgcagaagcataaaacagccttgagTCTTCATCAGGTCAACATAATTAGGCAAACAAAAATTGAGAACTGATTTGAAGTTGCAGCCTCTCTTCTAAAGGAATGATCTGAATTCAGACAAAACTTGGCTTCAAAAATGGCGAAAACAGATCTTTGCTATCCGCTAGGAATTCAAATATTGGCCAGGATATCAAGTTTGGATCAGAAGGGAGAGAATAAGTTTGGGTAGTTCTCGTATACTTAACAATTTAATTAATATaacacaatacatttttaactGTGACTCCATCACTTTGCAAATTCATAATATTACTCATTAAAAATACCTTTTCCTTCAGGTAATTGACCTTGTAGACATTCTGTAAATCTTCTTTGATTTCAGGACAGACCTCATCAATCTTGGTGAGAATGGCCACTTGAGGAATACCTACAAGAAGAACAAAAAACTACTGAGTCCTGTAACTGACATAATAAGCACCACAGCTGCTGTTCTCTGTGATTACAGAAACTGTAAACAAAGCTACAGGAGGGACTGATTGATACTCGTGTGGCTTAATGCATTAGGATACCTTTTTTTTCAAGTGTTATCAATTAAAACCcaatgttagggttagggtttctACCATAGCATTTTATCATGGTCATTGCATCACATAGTCAGTCCACATCGGACCTTTGTAATCACTTCAGAAATTGTCTACACTTtaaatttctgtgagtgatttttatgtatgtgggatatatgtgtgtatgtgtgtttgttgtgttatggttgtctaagctactggatgcctaaaatttcccttgggatgaataaagtatctatctatctatctatctatctatctatctatctatctatctatctactgatATCTTTTGATATCTATGATATCTTTTCAGAGATTTCTGCTCTTACCCAGGTGAGTGGCTTCAATCCTGATTTGGCGAATCTTTTCTTCAATTTCTTTGTGCATGCAAGTTACCGTGTTGGCATCAATGACACAAACCAAAACATGCACTTTGTCGTTGTCAGTTGGATGGTTGTTGTAGAATGGGTCCCCCTCTGACATCCTAGAATCACGATTGAACTGGAACACAAGTTTGTATCCagttaaatgtcagaaagtaAATAGAACTCAGTATATAATTCAAAATAATACACTTATTTCGTGGAAAACATTGCAAAGTAACTGTACCCCGTAACCATCCTTCACTTTTCCCATCATAGCCAGTTTGACATCGTTCACTTGGACACCGGTTGGACTCAGGCCCATGATGTCATTGAAGACAAAAGGGAAAACAGTCTCTGGGCCTTTTTGGATGTTGTAGGTTGTGTACTAAAAAGCAGAAAGAGAAAAGCGCAGTTATTATGGTCACGAAACAGCAAAAATAGACACATCAATACTGAGCAACTGAATCACCATTTAGGTGTaagacaattatttaaagaaaaaagaaaaaatatggcAAAAATGGCCACAGAAGGATGTTTGAATGTTTCTCTTGACCTTAACTATCTAAACAGTAAAAACCGTTTTAGTTGACTAAACTAAACCAGACCTTAACCACAAGAGCTGCAGAATACTGTAGCTCTAGTACAATTTCCTGTTGTGGCTAAATTTAAGAAAGAGGAAGACAGCCTAGCTCGGAAGCTTCAACTACAGTTAAGGCTTCCTGTCAACTGTGGGCAATAACAGTTCATTTGCAGTAGATGTGTCACTGCTGCACATATTGAGAAACTTCCTAAATAATAGTTTGGTATTGGTGGATTGTTCTGCAGTTGTTTAATGCCGAATTCAGGTGTTCCTCATATTGTTCCATTTTCCGAGTGAGGAAGTTGCGTGTGTTCATGAGCTTTACCTGACTTATTATCAggttaatttaataaataacatCTCTAACTGATTCGCTCCCAAATGTAAGGGCTTCTTTCTTGGCTCATGCTTCATCTTTCCACCAGGTTTCATGGAAATTTGGCCAGTAGTGTTTCTGTAATAATGCTGACAGatagaaaaacaaaccaacctAAACATAACCTTCTTGGAGGATGTAACAATGGGCATGTGCAAATTAAGATGACATCATCATTTCCTAAACTCTAGGTTTTACATCCACAGATAAAAAGTAACCagagttttgaaaaacaaatctgttttAGTCACTTAAAGCTATATGCATGTGTATCTGTTTATACAAATATTTGTATAGTACATGTAGACAGGGCCTTAATTTGATGCTAAGCTGTGCTCTCTCTTGTAtccttatttttatttcactttgtaTAAAAACTGTTCACTTAAAATCAAATATATGCTGATTTTCTCATGGAACCATACGTTtctttatattattttaataaaggtgctctaagcgatgtcccCCGTATTTTAGGTTACAACATGttttgaacacactgtaaaaaacatctcctcactatctgctagctgcctgtcccctgaacacactgtaaaaaaacatggtctctgtagacagcccaggctccacaaatggcaacaaaaacaaactgtgccaacctgccccaccAAACATATACAGTCTTCCAGCGTTCCAGacaataactgacaagaaggagttgggggtgggggttggggggttagtgccatggatgtattagtgcatagaagggagggggaggggacgggatgaggaggagggaggggcaagctAGCCTCCAaatgtcaacaagaagtgccgtcacccaacatcgcatagagcacctttaacttcCACTGCAAAGGCAGAAACCTCTTAAAGGCACTTTGTACCCTTAGGTTGAAAAGTATgtaatcataaaataaaaaatacatttcagaaaGGATGGCAAAGTTTTCATAtgataaaataaatttgggATCTTAATCAATGTCATTCGCCTAGACCGGTGGGGGAGGGTGTATCGCTACAGACACGGcactccttctcttctctgcttcatagt
This genomic window from Perca flavescens isolate YP-PL-M2 chromosome 18, PFLA_1.0, whole genome shotgun sequence contains:
- the LOC114573539 gene encoding interferon-induced protein 44, whose product is MTFRQKLGFWRKKEPEGPPLLSKPWREINWRNKQSDLQYVKDYKPKTDGQQLRILLHGPVGAGKSSFINSVQSVLQGRMYTQALVDNTSHDCFTKRYTTYNIQKGPETVFPFVFNDIMGLSPTGVQVNDVKLAMMGKVKDGYGFNRDSRMSEGDPFYNNHPTDNDKVHVLVCVIDANTVTCMHKEIEEKIRQIRIEATHLGIPQVAILTKIDEVCPEIKEDLQNVYKVNYLKEKMEQFSVNVGIPMNCIFPVKNYHEEINLNSDVDSLILSALKHIINFGDDCINFHKSQSHAMSCQNNNM